TGGAGAATGACCGCCCGCGATCACGTATCTCTGTGATTCGCGGAGATGTCTTCCGAAAGCTCCACGAATCCGAACGTGGGATTCAACAGTTCACGGTGGACGTTCTGTCGTCACGCATCTTTGATCTCATGTCGACAATAGAAGAAATCTCAACGCTTCCCGTCGGACATCGTCTCGCTAACCTTATTCTGAAAAAGAGTAAACCGCCCGGCCATCTTGCGATGAGCCACGACCAGATGGCCTCGCATCTGGGCACGGCTCGCGAAGTCGTTACGCGAAACCTTAAACAACTGGAAAAACTCGGCGCTATCCGTGTAGAACGGGGTTATACAACGCTGATTTCGACGAAAACTCTCGAGCAATATATCAACGGCGAACTGCCGGATTGATCCCGGCGGAGCGTCACTTCATTTGCGGTTATCTGGATGGTTTGAGTTTACCGGTTAGCTCGAAACCTATTCCTGCACAGTCAGCTTCTTCTCCTTTCTTAATCCGTCGATGCTCTCGCGACGATCTCGTCCAAGCTTCATCATGTACGCAACCATACCGTCGATCTCGCGCTTTCCCTCAAGTTCCGCTCGCGCTCTGCTGATGTAAACGGCATTCTGCCCGGCATACGTTCCAAACAGGTCAAGAACCTCCATGCTGCGAACGATCTCCTCAACATCGATTCGTTTCTCATAAAGCCAGGGATAGGCGGGATGTGTGGAATACGCCATCTCTCCCTGCATCGTCGGATCCTTGAAATGCCTGTAATGCCATTCCGCGTTTCGCAAGTCCGATTCGCGCCATAGATCAGGGCCCGTTCGCTTTGAGCCCCACAGGAACGGACGATCATAAACGTACTCGCCGGCCGTTGAGTACACGTTCTCGTCATTATCGTCCCGTCCAAAGCGAACGGCCTCCCAGTGAAACGGTCGGATCATCTGCGAATGACATCCGCTGCATCCTTCTCGTATATAGATATCGCGACCGGCCAGCTCGAGCGCCGAATAAGGCTTCACGCCGGGCTCAGCGGGAACGCTGGATCGTATAAAAAGAGGCGGAATGATTTCAATCATGCCGCCTATGGCAATGGCAACGGTCACTCCTATCGTCAAAAGCAGGCCGTTTATCTCAAGACGCTGATGCTTCTTCAGTAGCTGTTCCACAGGATCTTACCTCAGGCACCATCTCTACTCTGAAAGCTGCTCATTGTAAGTGACAACGGTCACGAACGAAAGACTTCTTTTTGTTTTATCTATGTGACCGGAATCACGGTTTCGTCCGAAGATCTATGGCACGATGCCTGTCATGAGGTACATCATGCAAGCATTTGCCAGGCTCAGACAGCATCCGAACCTGCCGTTAATCGGATTTCTTTTCAGCGCAATCTTCTGGGGCGGCCTGTCCGGATTCAGCGGACTCTCCGTTGCGATG
This region of Leptonema illini DSM 21528 genomic DNA includes:
- a CDS encoding cbb3-type cytochrome c oxidase subunit II; translation: MEQLLKKHQRLEINGLLLTIGVTVAIAIGGMIEIIPPLFIRSSVPAEPGVKPYSALELAGRDIYIREGCSGCHSQMIRPFHWEAVRFGRDDNDENVYSTAGEYVYDRPFLWGSKRTGPDLWRESDLRNAEWHYRHFKDPTMQGEMAYSTHPAYPWLYEKRIDVEEIVRSMEVLDLFGTYAGQNAVYISRARAELEGKREIDGMVAYMMKLGRDRRESIDGLRKEKKLTVQE
- a CDS encoding Crp/Fnr family transcriptional regulator, whose translation is MKRHQDATNDVINSRIAGLVEYFPFLRSVSNDGLALIGESLETVQASGKQTLIHRGDAVGGVYLVEEGALRVYSISPRGKESTLYWIEPGQSCILAMNCVFSNILYPAWVENDRPRSRISVIRGDVFRKLHESERGIQQFTVDVLSSRIFDLMSTIEEISTLPVGHRLANLILKKSKPPGHLAMSHDQMASHLGTAREVVTRNLKQLEKLGAIRVERGYTTLISTKTLEQYINGELPD